TTCTCTATATAAGAGACGAAAGATCACATTCAAGACTGTATTGGAATGTAATTCAGCCTACAATGTAACCATTTGGCACAGCATGAGAGATATTGCCTTACCTCCTCAATGTACTGAATGTCCCAGGCTCTGAGCTCACTGTCAGCAGACCCTGTAAGCAACCTTCTCTCCTTGTTCAACATGACCATCCCCCATACCTACAGAGATTGGATAATGTTGCACTGTATTAcaactagggttgggaatcgttagaaattttctggttccggttccattaaaatcattaaacaactattaaaaaaaatagtggtaaggaaaaatgcacaatactcaaatactcaatactcaatactgtttattacttactgtcaacttaatttaaaggttgtcaatgtcaaaattcaatatatattacagtatacaaattttctggttccgattccatttaaataaaccattattatgtttttttactattttaccttcattgaatgtagtgttgccggaaggtagtaagtaatgttgagtaatgaaagtccatcaatcagcatgtgcttcaaaaatgatgttttttacactatcaataacattttgcttttcaagcaggaataaggttggccaaatagtcccttgaggactaagacacttgttcatttccctaaattaatgaaatataaactgttatacttataactatgtatacacacactccataaagcccctgttttacaaataataatgcagtcaggagatgctgtgatgcaatgagtggtttccacatttttaaacatttaaaatgcatgaaaataaatattttctatcactttgtttatcactcttgaaatgacctgtacactaaataatctaaccctcatacttacataacaatagcagtctatttatttagtggttcaagttgaagtcagtatgtatattaataacaatatgggacaaatataatgtaattttgtggcgGCAGTTGGTGcacgctgccggtacatgtacagtcagacaaaatgacgtgcacagttatcaaaggcgcgagtgcaGTACAGTCGTAGGAAACATGtattcggcagttaaagacatgaCGCGGCGCGTGTGTCTGTGGAGTGTGCGTCATTAGaaaaaatgtgctcagtaattaaagaggcaggttgacgtttctgttatttggtttgtgacatcctttacaggAAACGctgaatcgtcagaacaccagcgcaaggctgctcacagcgcttggtcacatGTTGCACCAGAACAGTTTTTGGAACCgacacttagaaattgctcacggttccggttcttttcaaaaaacagaaccggttctgaataagaaccggttctcggttcccaaccctaattACAACACTAATAGACATTTGGATAGTGCTCATTGTCCAAAAGTAAATTATAAGAAcaccttatgatttttttttacaatatcaaATGCCACCTAACCTCAGGTCATTTACAGTAAACTCCCTaatcatttacagtacattcattTATGTGGACATACCAAAGCAGCAAGAGCATGCATTTAAATTGTTGTGTAATATATTTCAGAAAGATCAAGACAGTCTCAACAGTGTAAAATGAACCTATTTACCTCAGTGCGATGCCCCACCATGGTCTTGAAACAATGCTGTGTGTCCAAGTCCCACCACTTCACAAAACTGTCCTTGGAACTGAGGAAACATATGTAAAATAccgtaaataaaatgaaatgtttacaaaaattacaaactaTTTTGGTTCCCCTCActcaaatcctttaaatttaacagtatttagTGCAGAACAGCAGTAgtgagaaatattaaattattgtgcCATTCATAGTAaacaatgtttattataaatatatacatagagcctaaacacattgatttaaagtgaaactgaaacCACTGGCACGTGGGAAACTTGGCCTCATGTACCTCTCACTTATGGCCAAAATCAAATCATTTGTGTTTctgatgttaattttatttttaatgtcacagCACATTTCAGATGGTGAAAAAGCTACTTATATTCCGGTAaatgatgtgtataaatgtataaaatatgagtATTTTCAAGTGTTAAATTCGTTCCAATAAAATATAAAGACGGATTTACCTTGTAATCAACAGGTTTTTGCTctccaaaaacaaaatttgtgtGATTGCATCCTTGTGTCCTTTGAGTCTGTACAGACCACACTCATTGATGATATCCCACACAATCACAATGATTTCAGTTTGTAGAAACGAAAATTATTCTAACTTGAAGAAGAATTGAAaatttgcttggaaaaaaaaaaactgttgtaaaaCGAACTGTAGTCTTACTCTGGATCCGGTGACGAGTCGAGCACCAAGTGCATCATATCTAATAACTGAGACAGCTGATTTGTGTCCACTGAAGGAGATGTTGCTTTCACCGTTAAGCAGACTAAAGATGCGCACGCCTCCATCCTCATAACCCACAGCTATGTGGACACCATCAGGAGAAGGACACAGGTATGTCACCTCATGCTTTTTACCTTCAAGTATAAGAACCTGAGAATTGAAAGGGGTGAGTTCAACAAATACAACATATATGAGTTTGTATAAACTGACGAGAGAATGTAATGTACTTAGCAATCTTCTAAACCATTTAAAGCCAGTACCTTCTCAGCTTTGCGGACATCCCATATGAACACATGCTCACAGGCTCCCACAGCCACATATCGGCCCTTCTCACCTCCCCTGAGGGTCACGAACGCGATGTTGGCCTTCTGATTGCCGATCACTCCAAATACAGCACTCGACACATAGCGCAGGTACTGCTTAGTTAAACCCATGGCAAGCCAGAggctgtagacacacacacacacaaagcagtaaGGTAGAAGGGTAAGATGTGTTGCTACTTTAATCTAGCAAACTCTGCACACTTTGTAATGTGAGCACATATTTAGAAAAGACCAATCATACTGTATAAAGCTGCATATCAAAGTAAGTTCTACATggcataaaataagttttatgtcAAAGCAAATGCATCTGCAGATGGAAAATGGCTAGTAGCTAAAGCATCTTTTTAATTGtgagatctttttttatgcatgATCCCTGACAATgaatacataacaaaaaaaatcttaattattggTGAACAGCCAATgcataaaacagtaatactgatattataaaaacaaaaatcacaataataatgatattaatggtgtttttttatgcatggttcctaataataaatacaaaaatcataatgaacagcTAATGTATAAAAccataataattatataactttatgaaaaatataatctCAGTCAATTATCATACATTATAAATTTATTGTTGCGTTGTTTAATCTCATTCAATCCCTTAAAACGCACAAAATGAATCAATTAACTATGTATGCGTTGTTTAATGGTATTTTAGCCCTTCAAATGCACCAAATGAAGCTCGTAACTACATTCAAAAGTTATGATTGCCAATTGTAATGTATATTAATCTAACGGTCAGTCCATAAAGTGAGCAACTATTGCTCCAACACCACGCTTCACAGCAACGTGAGCCACATGAGGTCCGTTTAATCGCATTTAGAGAGCAAGAGATAAACATATATTAGTAAGCTACACAGTTCAAAATAAGCAACTGCGTATAGAAAATGTAGTTACATACTTTGTCGATTAGATGTATATTGTATGTGCAGTCCTTTATGAAATTATTGCCTTTGTGGATGTGGAGAACTTCTACATGCTTTCAGTCGCATGTGTGACATCAAGTAAAGACAAAAGTGGTAGATTACCGAGCGGAACAACAAACTACGATGTTACTTCACAAAATCTCGCAAGAATGTTTTATAGACATTTGTATCACTCTAAAATATGCTTCCTTATTATTCACACTGCTTCATGCGTTTCATGTATCTGTTCTTCTTTTGAGTTATGTGTATAGTATCGATTACTTTGGTCTGTGAATGCGAAGTCATGTTGCTGTCCACGAGGCGCATCAATGGGttcataattaaactttatttaattaatttatttaatttatactttattatgcttattttaatttagcGATGACACTATACCGTCGATTAAAATCTATGTTGTAATATTGTATATGTCTGTGCGTTTTCTAAACGGATCGACAACATAGCCACTGCCCCCACTGCATTCCCGGAAGTGATGCTCTTCGTCCTCGTGAATCAGCTGATGATCAGGAAACTCGCTGAATGTTGCAAACACTTTGTGTTGACCGCAAGCTgctaaaatcacattttatcaaTGGCCCATTTAAAAGCGGAAGCGCAGGAAGATGACATTGATCTTTAACTCTGTTTTTAACGGATCAGTTCGAGTGAACGCGGTTTTGTGTTTGCAGTAGCTGCATCAGAGGACATCTGGTAGGTTGCTGGTCGTCGTGATTGATGGTGGTTATAATCTGTTGCATTTTCATCAAGTCGATATAAACCTGTGTGGTTAGAATACGTATGACGTGTTGCTTTCCTTATATACTTCTTGAAACAGGATTGAGTTGCATTGTTTGTATGTCCCTGTTACAGTCGATCGTTGGTTCCTTAATAAACTCATTGCTTCACTGATAAAAAAATTTCTAATTTGTcgttaaaatatatatcaaaatacacaTGCTTCATCCCTTTCCCGATCAAGATCCTCTCTCTcctttgtatttcaaatacaattATGCACAAAATCCTGTCTGTCTGCACTGATAGAGCCTCTCTGTTGTGTTTGAAAGTCAATTACGCTCATGAACACTACACTTCTCACACTGCACCTGGCACAGAAAGTCTTGCTGAATACTTTTACAATTATTGTCACATTTTGAAAGTTTGGGAATTCATTTCTTCTATTTCATTGTGGCTTTATGTTTTAtgtgaattcatttaaaaaaaaacaacacactatataaaaataaaaaaaaaatcacatatgtTTAAGTAAACATTAGATATTAATTTGAAACACTTGCAATTAAAACCAagttaaaaaaattctaacaaaatTCATAGTCCACCCAACCAGGGTTCAGAGCCCATCGAAGTCTGTCAGTGTAACCACTTTACATGTGTAACCTAATGcaaacatatatatgtgtgtatgcatttATGAGCTAATATAGCCCAGGTCAAACTAATGTCTTATTGTGTGTAAATGCTTGTCTGTGTCTTTTCAGTTCAGAATTGCCTAGTGAAGCTACAGCATGGATCCCTTGGGAGCTCGTTCCCAGTTTGTGGAGGTCCAGAACCTCCCCACGTGGGACCAGCCTCAGGGAGTCCAGGATGAGGTGGATGGAGAAAACTTCTTAATGGAGGAAGATGACCAACTAACCAATCAGCTCTATTCCTTAGAGTCCCCTTTCCCCTTCAGACAAGACATCAACAGCAAGATTGTACTATTGTGAGTGTTATTTTCATTGACGTTTCTTAAACATTCTGTTTTCTTCTTCTCCGTGAATTTCTGTCTTATTTCAACAAAGATTGCTTAGTAAACAGACTGCATATAAATCTGTTTTGGTCCTACAAGCCTAAGCATCAGGATTGTCTATAAATGTAACTACTGATTATCTTAGTTCAAAAGTTTAAGTAGTTATCATTTAGTAATTTGGAcctaaatattttcatgtaacgctgcagtgtgtgtttgttgcatCAGTTATTTGCACCAGCTCTTCACGTCTCTTAGTCATTCCCTCATGCACACAAATCCCAATCATAGCTCAATCACATGTGACTGTCTGGGAGGTCCTTTTGGCTCTCGGGCCGATATAGCTTTGTTAGGGAAGGATCAAGATGGTTTTCTCTTTGAATTCatagtttctctttttttaagaaaGGAGAAGTTCATTGCATGGAACCATTGAAGCCCAATTCATAAAACCAGTCCTTCTAGAAATTCAGGAAGGAATAGAATTCATCAGTACACATGGTTTTATGCTTGCAGGATTTGTTCATAGTGACTTTATTCTGTCTTTCATCTGATTTCCATGTATATAACTGcaaaactatacatatataattttttttctttagtcatttgtcttttgaaaacaaaaattaaaaacgtaACCAACTACATTAACacttaatgttataaataaaaaatttaaaaaaataaataaaaaaaaaaaaaaaaaaaatataattaaaaataaaattattatagtgtttattaatattatttattcataatattacaatattactttatttctaGATTACTATTTCTCAAGattactttagttttagttagcaattttgttgtgtgcatttgacttttttttttgttagtttttgtttgtttttatttcagtttttgtaagaACTTTAGTTCTTAAACCAAGGCTCCTTTTCTCATTTCTAATCAAAGTTCATATTTTtcacttaatatttatatttgatgttatttcacttttattttatttaccaatcatttttgactgttttattttacaatagcACAGTTATTTATATGCTAGATTTGTTCTCCCAGCTTTttcataaattacaaaattttcagaACCAACTTTTCTTataaatcttattaataaaatcaaaacaataaaaaaattactcatgaaaataaatcaaaaaatccAATTAATAAAACCAGTCCTTTTGGAAATTGAGGCAGGAATAGAATTCACAAATACGCATAGTTTTGTGCTTGCAGGATTTGTTTATAGTGACTATagcttttattttcttattttaagtttacttttagtTAATTTGTTAtatgcatttgtctttttttcagttttagtctcaTTTTAGTTCTTAAATTCCagttaatttcagttagttgccaaggcagtaCTTTTAATTTctaatcaaagttttttttttttttttttgttcatgtatttcattcatatttgatattatttcagctttatttcaattaccaataatttgaaccattttattttacaataacaacaatgtTATTTATGCTCCATTTGTTCACACAGCTTTTTCATAGCTCATATGATGTTCTGTATCTGATATGCTAAATTTATATAATTCCCTTATTTTACAGTAATGGAGATGTGGCACTTTTAAACTGCACTGCAATCATAAATACAAGTAATGAGACACTAACAGACAAGAACCCTGTATCAGACAGTATCCACAGATACTCAGGACCTGAACTAAGGGATGAATTACTCAAACTGAAAGGTAGGGGGCACTATCAGGATAGCAGATTGAGAACTAACATACAACtaacaactaaaacaaacactaaatttaaattaaattctttttttttatacaacacaGTAACAGAACAGCTATTATCTCATTTTGTATCACTTTTATTGGAGtgatatgcatgtgtgtatatttgtataggaTGTCGGACTGGTGAAGCAAAAATGACAGAGGGTTTCAACTTGGCTGCACGCTTTATAATTCACACAGTTGGACCTAAATATAAAGCCAAATACCGGACAGCTGCAGAGAGCTCTCTTTACAGCTGCTACAGAAACGTCATGCAGCTTTCCAAGTAAGCCGGACCGTTCCAACAAATTTTGTGAGATTGTTGCACAAATATTAAATGTCAGTTCATACAGACTGTCTGGACATTCTGGCATGGTTATACTAAGTAAATATGCTTAGATATTATTCTATCTGTTAGTCACTCTCCAAGATCATATCAGACAGTTCAAATACAGtctttaaatcaaatattatacCATGAACTCGTGTTGATTGATGGAGCAGCTAGGTGTTTAGTAATATAAATAACACTATCATTTATGTTCATTGcttgaaaattattaaaagtgaTGTCTGATGATGTATAGAATAAACCCCATGTGCTTATGGGAAGGAAGGAAATGATATAAGATTTAGATTCCAACGGTGAATACATTAGCGTTTGTGATTTTGAACTCACCCTTGGCTAAGGATATATgccattcatttcttttttgggagtgactgtgtgtgtgttaacaggaGGCATTTATGACAGTGATGCTTTACTATGCAAATAACATGTCATCAAAGACACTGCTGCCTGCTCCTAGATGGAAAAACCGTCTGACTAATGTAAACTATATGTAATTGAAGTTTGTGCAACTTATTTAATGTTCATTCACTGTGTTTCTCTACTCAGGGAACATGCCATGGCAtctgtgggtttgtgtgtggtcAGCACAGTCAAAAGGGCATATCCGCTGGAGGATGCCACACATATAGCATTAAgtaattgctgtttattttattatataagtgTTATACATCACATATGAGGTCACTCCTTTCTGATTAAATTCAGAATGTCTCCCCCGTGTTTATGTTTCTAGGGACTGTTCGTAGATTTCTGGAGAACCATGGTGAAAACATTGAGACGGTGGTGTTTGCTGTTTCGGATGTTGAGGAGGTGTGTTGCATTTCATTTTCGCTGTTATGTAACAGCCTCCATCCAACTCTCTTGTGTGCTCTTTCATTTTCTTATGAAATTCTCGTTTTGATTTAAAAGCCAAACGTTGTTGTGTTTGTGGGTTAAACTAACTTGTAACttgcattatacaaaaaaaaaaaaaaaaaaaaaaaaagaattcacacaaaattttgtattaattttttagcATGTGCCAGAATGTGTATCTATGATTGATTGCCCCTAAATGTGTTTGTAATTGATTGTGTTTTCCAGCCAGTGTACAGGAAGTTAATGCCGTTGTATTATCCATGCTCAATAAAAGAAGAGAAGATCAGTCTGCCTTTCCTCCCTGCCGACATTGGTAATGCTGAGGGAGAGCCCGTGGTCCCGGAGAGACAGATCCGCATTGCGGAAAAGCCAGGAAATCTAGAAGGTGAGCTCATATAATTGTTCATTGTATCATCTTTTCAGATCTTTTAGGTAGATATGCTACTCAAAAaatttgggttggtaagatttaaaaaaaaataataataataataataattcaaagaatacccttatgctcaccaagactgtatttatatttaaagtgcccctattatgccatttttacagctcctaatattgttttgggagtctcctacaataagattaaatgcatgcaaggtcaaaaaacacttttgttttctcaaaatatgcatttaatatcacctcatttttcAGCGATTCTCAGACGATTCGTTCAAAGCAGTTCAAaaattcagtctctctaaacccctcctctCCGTGATCCTACTCTGCTCTGACTGGTCAGATGacctagtctgttgtgattggtcttaTTTATCAagcttacaggttgtgattcagtggagcagctggtccaaataaacaggatactgatattattatgtgaaaaaaaaattacaatttaaaatgtgttttctatttgaatatattttgaaatgtaatctaatcctgtgatggcaaagctgaattttcaacagccattactccagttttcagtgttgcatgatccttcagaaatcattctaatatactgatttggcactcaagaaatattcctttttatatttatgttgaaaacattaacataatatatttttgtggaaagctgtgatacttttttttttggaatcttttaatggaaagttcagaagaacagcatttatttgaaatagaaatcttttgcaacattataaattaagtctttactgtcacttttgatcaatttaatgcgtccttgctgaaaaaaagaactaatctgtttaaatttttaaaaagaaaaaaaacaacaaatcttactgacctcaaaacttttgaatagtaatgtagATGTCTTCAGTCTATCAAACAAGCAGTAGGAGTAAATGTTTGCCAAAACATTAATTTACACtgtgtaatgtaaaaatgtttttttttgtttttttttacagaagctttttcagtaatgtatttgatttacagaatgtaaaaaataatttccttCCAGAAATGTGATAGAATAATGATTATGAGCAGCATGCAGCTGATCGCGTCATCTCTTCCTCCCTGGCCTTTCATCGTGATCTGTTGTGGGTGTTTCATGAGTTCAGATTAGCTGACACTGCCTCTTTGTCCTACAACAGGTGCTTTGACTACAGCAGAATCTTCTGCGTTCAGACAGACCCACACAGCTAcagtcaagtgtgtgtgtgtgtgtgtgtaggcaccAGTATGTTTGGCTAGTTTGCTTGCCACTCAGAGcacatgtgtatatttatttatttgttagtggGAGAttgaatttgtatatttgttgGCTGCCATTAATTCAAACCCAAATCATGTGGACTGTGAGCCAGATGTTTTAAGGTGATCAAGTCTCACTGTTGAGCTGTTGATCCAACTCAAACATGACGTATAAGACAGgtcccatgta
This genomic stretch from Cyprinus carpio isolate SPL01 chromosome B9, ASM1834038v1, whole genome shotgun sequence harbors:
- the gdap2 gene encoding ganglioside-induced differentiation-associated protein 2 is translated as MDPLGARSQFVEVQNLPTWDQPQGVQDEVDGENFLMEEDDQLTNQLYSLESPFPFRQDINSKIVLFNGDVALLNCTAIINTSNETLTDKNPVSDSIHRYSGPELRDELLKLKGCRTGEAKMTEGFNLAARFIIHTVGPKYKAKYRTAAESSLYSCYRNVMQLSKEHAMASVGLCVVSTVKRAYPLEDATHIALRTVRRFLENHGENIETVVFAVSDVEEPVYRKLMPLYYPCSIKEEKISLPFLPADIGNAEGEPVVPERQIRIAEKPGNLEDDSGDDSLDSDLGLVGSHAFARMEGDVDKQRKLILQGQMSEAAQQKQHQRNYNRWLCRARAEDLSDIAALKALYQTGVDLCGRTVMVVVGRNIPVTLIDMEKALLYFIHVMDHITVKEYVMVYFHTLTAEHNHLDTDFLKKLYDIVDAKFKKNLRAFYFVHPTFRTKVSTWFFTTFSVSGLKEKVHHIENLQQLFTCILPEQIDIPPFVLEYDSRAL